In Roseimicrobium gellanilyticum, the following are encoded in one genomic region:
- a CDS encoding type II secretion system protein, whose product MKIPALRSAPRGWTLIELLIVVTLVAVLATLAFPLFGYFRKKAQFVSCVSHLRVLHGGFMAHMMDNDMVWPQVPEDIFNSSDDERMWRWYFETLKPYGIGKPMWTCPADVLSSEEVYSTESDFTGSYIPTMFDERPNTAFLWGNQPWLIERGEMHGKGDGPNIVMPDGTVRQGPSLFPK is encoded by the coding sequence GCGGCTGGACCCTGATTGAGTTGCTCATTGTTGTGACGCTCGTGGCAGTGTTGGCCACGTTGGCTTTCCCTCTGTTTGGCTACTTCAGAAAGAAGGCCCAGTTTGTGAGCTGTGTGAGCCACCTTCGGGTCCTTCACGGTGGGTTCATGGCCCACATGATGGACAATGACATGGTCTGGCCGCAGGTCCCGGAGGACATCTTCAACTCCTCAGACGATGAAAGGATGTGGAGGTGGTACTTCGAAACGCTCAAGCCCTATGGGATTGGCAAGCCCATGTGGACCTGTCCCGCGGATGTCCTTTCCTCAGAAGAGGTGTATTCCACCGAAAGTGATTTTACCGGGTCGTATATTCCCACCATGTTTGATGAGCGGCCCAATACCGCCTTTCTCTGGGGGAATCAGCCCTGGCTCATTGAGCGGGGAGAGATGCATGGCAAGGGAGACGGGCCGAACATCGTGATGCCGGACGGCACTGTCCGTCAGGGTCCATCTCTGTTTCCGAAATAG
- the proS gene encoding proline--tRNA ligase: MSSATAITPTRADDFPEWYQQVVRAADLAENSEVRGCMVIKPWGFGLWENIQRQLDAKFKATGHVNAYFPLLIPLSYLEKEAEHAEGFATECAVVTHHRLEAQKQEDGSTKMVPTGELAEPFVIRPTSETIIGAAFARWVESYRDLPLLINQWCNVMRWEMRPRLFLRTAEFLWQEGHTAHETEQEAMEEAKLMHGVYEEFLTTHLAIPVIPGEKSARERFPGAVNTFTVEAMVQDRKAIQAGTSHFLGQNFAKAANIEFLGRDNIRHLAWTTSWGMSTRLIGTLIMTHGDDDGIILPPRIAPTQIVILPVTPKPETRDAVIDACEALAKTLRSQTYHNEPLRVHVDKRDIPGGQRNWEWIKKGVPIRLEFGPRDIEKRSVAVSRRDKTPKGKEFIPKEQFIRDVEEILDSIQTTLLQRATALRDANTKKLETEAEFREYFKEDAPGGFALMHWAGSSEEEERIAKEMKVTIRCIPKGDQYAEEGTCFLTGRPSNRRVVFARSY, translated from the coding sequence ATGAGTTCCGCCACTGCCATCACCCCCACCCGTGCTGACGACTTTCCTGAATGGTACCAGCAGGTCGTTCGCGCCGCCGATCTGGCGGAAAATTCCGAGGTCCGTGGCTGCATGGTGATCAAGCCATGGGGCTTTGGCCTGTGGGAGAACATCCAGCGCCAGCTTGATGCGAAGTTCAAGGCCACCGGCCACGTCAATGCCTACTTCCCCCTGCTTATTCCTCTAAGCTACTTGGAAAAGGAGGCGGAGCATGCCGAAGGCTTCGCCACGGAGTGCGCCGTCGTCACCCATCATCGTCTCGAAGCCCAAAAGCAGGAAGATGGCAGCACCAAGATGGTTCCCACCGGGGAGCTGGCGGAGCCCTTCGTCATTCGCCCCACTTCGGAAACCATCATCGGTGCCGCGTTTGCCCGTTGGGTGGAGAGCTATCGTGATTTGCCCCTGCTCATCAATCAATGGTGCAACGTGATGCGCTGGGAAATGCGCCCCCGCCTGTTTCTACGCACCGCTGAATTCCTCTGGCAGGAAGGGCACACCGCGCACGAGACGGAGCAGGAGGCCATGGAGGAGGCGAAGCTCATGCACGGCGTGTATGAGGAGTTCCTCACGACTCACCTTGCCATCCCGGTCATTCCTGGGGAAAAGAGCGCTCGCGAGCGTTTCCCTGGAGCTGTGAATACCTTCACTGTGGAAGCCATGGTGCAGGATCGAAAGGCCATCCAGGCGGGCACGTCCCACTTCCTTGGCCAGAATTTTGCCAAAGCGGCGAACATCGAATTCTTGGGTCGCGACAACATCCGTCACCTCGCGTGGACTACGAGCTGGGGCATGAGCACCCGTCTGATCGGCACACTCATCATGACTCACGGGGACGATGACGGCATCATCCTGCCTCCGCGCATTGCCCCCACGCAAATCGTCATCCTGCCCGTCACCCCCAAGCCCGAGACCCGTGATGCGGTCATCGACGCCTGCGAGGCCCTGGCGAAGACGCTTCGCTCCCAGACTTACCACAACGAGCCCCTGCGCGTGCATGTGGACAAGCGCGACATTCCCGGCGGCCAGCGCAACTGGGAATGGATCAAGAAGGGCGTGCCCATCCGCCTGGAGTTTGGACCTCGCGATATCGAGAAGCGCAGTGTCGCCGTTTCTCGTCGCGACAAGACGCCCAAGGGCAAGGAGTTCATCCCGAAGGAGCAATTCATTCGCGACGTGGAGGAGATCCTGGACAGCATCCAGACCACCCTGCTTCAGCGTGCCACTGCTCTCCGCGACGCGAACACCAAAAAACTCGAAACCGAGGCCGAGTTCCGCGAGTATTTCAAGGAGGATGCCCCCGGTGGATTTGCTTTGATGCACTGGGCAGGTTCAAGCGAAGAAGAGGAGCGTATTGCCAAGGAAATGAAGGTCACCATCCGCTGCATTCCCAAAGGAGACCAGTATGCAGAGGAGGGGACTTGTTTCCTTACCGGCAGGCCCAGCAACCGGCGCGTGGTGTTTGCGCGTAGTTACTAG
- the leuD gene encoding 3-isopropylmalate dehydratase small subunit gives MSLAKVTQVAGTAVYVPGSDIDTDRIIPARFMKCVTFDGLGEFAFYDVRKNADGTDREHPLNDERFKGANILLSGSNFGCGSSREHAPQALYRFGFRAVIAESFAEIFFGNCTTLGIPCAVASGQDIRMLAKEVERNPKLEVTVDLVAEKVLFEDQEFAIVVPHTAREALTTGQWDPIAELLKHKDAVADKVRELSLA, from the coding sequence ATGTCCCTCGCCAAAGTCACTCAAGTCGCCGGTACCGCTGTCTACGTCCCAGGATCTGACATCGACACGGACCGTATCATTCCGGCGCGCTTCATGAAGTGCGTCACCTTTGACGGGCTCGGCGAGTTTGCCTTTTACGATGTGCGTAAGAATGCCGATGGCACGGACAGGGAGCACCCCCTGAATGACGAACGCTTCAAGGGCGCAAACATTCTGCTTTCCGGCTCGAATTTCGGCTGCGGCAGCTCCCGCGAACATGCTCCGCAGGCGCTGTATCGCTTCGGTTTCCGGGCCGTCATCGCGGAGAGCTTCGCGGAAATCTTCTTTGGCAACTGCACGACACTGGGCATCCCCTGCGCCGTGGCCAGCGGACAGGACATCCGCATGCTGGCAAAGGAAGTGGAGCGCAATCCGAAGTTGGAGGTCACCGTGGATCTCGTGGCGGAGAAGGTGCTTTTCGAAGACCAGGAATTCGCCATCGTGGTGCCGCACACCGCCCGCGAAGCACTGACCACGGGTCAGTGGGATCCCATCGCGGAGCTTCTGAAGCACAAGGACGCGGTTGCCGATAAGGTGCGCGAACTGAGCCTGGCGTAA
- a CDS encoding putative manganese-dependent inorganic diphosphatase yields the protein MSVPESDPIFVIGHRNPDADAICSAIGYAAFLRASRGSDARAACCGEMNTRTSWVLDYAKVDAPKLIMDVRPTAVTMCRKNVITARREDTCLSVHRKMLAHGFRSLPVVDEEGCIVGMPSLQELAQLFLPSEASDEDANRYVRTSEANIVAALDGSFPNGREALQEVETRVLMVAGSSMGTTQSRMKRFPHSSVMVLVGDRPDVQEMAIRNGVDCLIITGGFQVDDAIMALARHENVPIIYTRYDTASAAQLVRFSRPIADALHDGFLRFAAKTPLKEILAQTHDSHQPLFPVVDDDTGKLLGVFSKSDLVDVPRAKIVLVDHNEFAQAVTGADEAEILEVIDHHRLSGNLRTKEPVRFINEPVGSTSTIVAMMFRLQKLEPDRATAVCLCAGLISDTLNLTSPTTTGTDREILPWLAGIAGIDVAKFTSEFFSAGSMLRDKPAAAALESDRKEFEENAWRLSISQIEELGLDEFWKQEKALREALGNVVRLRGVHFACVLVTDITRHDSILLTAGSERVIGAIEYPEIEPGVFELKGVVSRKKQLFPYLSRVVAKLTAPA from the coding sequence ATGTCAGTTCCCGAATCAGACCCCATCTTCGTCATCGGCCACCGGAATCCGGATGCGGACGCGATCTGTTCCGCGATTGGCTATGCGGCATTTTTGCGTGCGTCCCGGGGCTCAGATGCCCGTGCGGCGTGCTGTGGTGAGATGAATACCCGCACCTCTTGGGTGCTGGACTACGCGAAGGTGGATGCACCCAAGCTCATCATGGATGTGAGGCCCACGGCAGTCACCATGTGCCGCAAGAATGTCATCACCGCCCGGCGGGAGGACACCTGTCTCTCCGTGCACCGCAAGATGCTGGCCCATGGGTTTCGCAGCCTGCCTGTGGTCGATGAGGAAGGGTGCATCGTTGGCATGCCCTCCCTGCAGGAGCTGGCGCAGCTTTTCCTCCCCTCTGAGGCGAGTGACGAGGATGCCAACCGCTATGTGCGTACCAGCGAAGCGAACATCGTGGCAGCGCTGGATGGCTCATTCCCCAACGGACGTGAGGCGTTGCAAGAGGTGGAGACCCGTGTGCTCATGGTGGCGGGTTCCAGCATGGGTACGACTCAGAGCCGCATGAAGCGCTTTCCCCACTCCAGCGTGATGGTGCTGGTGGGCGATCGGCCGGATGTTCAGGAAATGGCCATCCGCAACGGCGTGGACTGCCTGATCATCACAGGTGGCTTCCAGGTGGATGATGCCATCATGGCGTTGGCCAGGCACGAAAATGTCCCCATCATCTACACACGCTATGACACCGCCAGCGCGGCCCAGCTTGTCCGCTTCTCACGGCCCATCGCCGATGCATTGCACGATGGCTTCTTGCGCTTTGCAGCAAAGACGCCCCTGAAAGAAATCCTGGCACAGACGCACGACTCACATCAGCCACTGTTTCCTGTAGTGGATGATGACACCGGCAAGTTGCTGGGGGTGTTTTCCAAGTCCGACCTCGTGGACGTACCCCGCGCGAAGATCGTGCTCGTGGATCACAATGAATTTGCCCAGGCAGTGACCGGTGCAGACGAGGCCGAGATCCTGGAAGTCATCGACCACCATCGTCTCAGTGGGAACTTGCGAACGAAGGAGCCCGTCCGCTTCATCAATGAACCGGTGGGCAGCACCAGCACGATTGTGGCGATGATGTTCCGGCTGCAAAAACTGGAGCCAGATCGTGCCACGGCCGTCTGCCTCTGCGCAGGACTGATTTCGGACACACTCAACCTGACATCCCCAACAACCACAGGAACTGACCGGGAGATCCTTCCCTGGCTTGCGGGCATCGCAGGCATCGATGTGGCCAAGTTCACCTCAGAATTCTTCAGCGCCGGCTCCATGTTGCGGGACAAGCCTGCCGCAGCCGCGCTGGAGTCCGATCGCAAGGAGTTTGAGGAGAATGCATGGAGGCTGAGCATCAGCCAGATTGAAGAGCTGGGGCTTGATGAATTCTGGAAGCAGGAGAAGGCCTTGCGAGAAGCACTCGGAAACGTGGTGCGTCTGCGTGGAGTTCATTTCGCCTGTGTGCTGGTGACGGACATCACGCGCCATGACAGCATCTTGCTCACCGCGGGGAGCGAGCGTGTGATCGGCGCCATTGAATATCCGGAAATTGAGCCAGGGGTGTTTGAGTTGAAGGGAGTCGTGAGCCGCAAGAAACAGCTCTTCCCGTATCTCAGTCGTGTAGTGGCGAAGCTGACTGCTCCGGCCTGA
- a CDS encoding PEP-CTERM sorting domain-containing protein encodes MSPFQATPSHHQIFKRCARLGKVLASLAWSFACGGAMAQTQLTWDINAGMGGVQDGNGTWSVNGPNWLNPVTGTNTTWPSGTGTIAEFGNGSTGPSSSGRTITVSGTVGVAGMKFNPATNDAAYIFNGGTIQFADGAIISVLNGATGSSTGKRLTFNSILAGSNVTIAKTPSANTGGLLGAVRLYGNNTWTGTLTLLDLVNNTSDGLFVEANSAAINNLDKVVVGDRVTLAIVQANDYTVPIEIGVGSLTRGAIRFDAAGDLKGQITLRGDASISANVVTNGFDANGTVSGNITEKVAGSSLSINVNGINGMILLSGDNSFTGGVILHAGILKLGSTGALNANTPNLFTFGPLTSSSSSKILQLNGHNVSVGGLTLGNAGSTNNFVENASGTAATLTIDSRLNYSFSGIIRDGNEGGVLALAKTGTGTQTLTGANAYSGDTTVKAGTLALNFRTISDNVVNNAANISTLIMQGGTLRLEGSATAANSQQFNGLTVQSGSSTIELAQNSTTPQNLLLSLGTITRTGGYVNFVLPSGGQSAFNGITTTNAAGMLGTWATVNGEDWAAVNAGGNVVAFTGYQTVTNFSVGTNASGPIPDSPTAHVKIIDGGESGNVLLGDPNATTDIASLVVDATGPTVIEINNSADPASGTLRIGTDGAIMLAAGAGALTIGDQTTAGASLTAGGPIDNTAGNLVFYNYSTNAITVNAGVMNNGTGAVTLVKNGPGLLVLNSTTSNYSGGTVFNGGTVRIGNDRNLGAVPVSFDADNLTFNGGALQFSASMTLNSNRGITLLDGGGTINTGNFNVTYNGIISGSGDLIKSGGTTGAGNLILGNANTYTGETLITAGIIEVRHNQALGSTAGGTIVGSAGGGGPMLRLANGIVVTGETLTIYGNGNNNGALNLIGGSDAASATSATWAGDIFLGAADSRVGVSGFGTLTIAGAIRDGAASSIWFSASGSTTSTNEMGVVLLTNNSVYTGSTGIVRGTVKLGVDNALPTGTVLTVYTAATVSEITAFDLNGHDQSIAGLSSVVPNGNNDVVIVTNSDTANESTLTIDQATDQTYHGKITGNLALTKKGAGILTLTNTYNATAPAASSSTYTGKTTISGGTLALKGTGNLQGTPWIQVDQGAFFDVTGRTGGGYDLTNKTLSGTGTVTGNLTISGTSIIKPGGNSASATLAQAGIGTGTLTVNGDLTLATGGTRALFQLGGTTSSLFDPASGGDAGFFADASGGGLYDQIEINGTLNLNAGGTIKVEFAQGYMASVGDVFNLLDWLQLGAGNTFTLGDLDLSAVASWGGGLHFETDRFLSDGILYVAVPEPSKMLLLLTGILWCGFRRRRAQV; translated from the coding sequence ATGAGCCCTTTTCAAGCCACACCCTCCCATCACCAGATATTCAAGCGTTGCGCGAGGCTGGGCAAGGTTCTCGCCTCTCTGGCATGGTCATTTGCGTGTGGCGGTGCGATGGCCCAGACGCAGCTGACTTGGGATATCAATGCTGGAATGGGTGGAGTGCAGGATGGCAACGGCACATGGTCAGTGAACGGACCGAACTGGCTCAATCCCGTGACCGGCACCAACACCACCTGGCCTTCGGGAACAGGGACTATTGCGGAGTTTGGAAACGGCTCTACTGGGCCAAGTAGTTCCGGCAGGACAATAACCGTAAGCGGCACCGTGGGTGTGGCTGGCATGAAGTTCAATCCGGCTACCAACGACGCTGCCTACATTTTCAATGGAGGCACGATTCAGTTTGCTGATGGAGCGATAATCTCGGTGCTCAATGGCGCGACTGGGTCGAGCACGGGCAAGCGCTTAACCTTCAACAGTATCCTTGCAGGTAGCAACGTCACTATTGCCAAGACTCCGAGTGCCAATACAGGAGGCTTGCTGGGAGCCGTTCGCTTGTACGGGAACAATACATGGACAGGTACGCTGACTCTCTTGGATTTGGTGAACAACACCAGCGACGGACTGTTTGTAGAGGCGAACTCTGCAGCCATCAACAATCTCGACAAAGTGGTGGTGGGTGACCGGGTGACGCTGGCCATCGTGCAGGCGAACGATTACACAGTCCCAATCGAGATCGGCGTTGGCTCACTCACTCGCGGCGCGATTCGCTTCGATGCGGCAGGTGATCTCAAGGGGCAAATCACTTTGCGTGGAGACGCTTCGATTTCAGCCAACGTGGTCACGAACGGTTTCGACGCCAACGGGACGGTTAGCGGCAACATCACTGAGAAGGTTGCAGGCAGCAGTCTGTCGATCAACGTCAATGGCATCAATGGCATGATCCTGCTGAGTGGTGACAACAGCTTCACAGGTGGTGTGATCCTGCATGCCGGCATTTTGAAGCTTGGCAGCACGGGTGCGCTTAACGCCAACACACCAAATCTCTTCACCTTTGGTCCCCTCACTTCCTCCTCGTCCTCCAAGATACTTCAGTTGAACGGGCACAATGTGTCCGTCGGAGGGCTCACACTGGGGAACGCAGGTTCCACCAACAACTTTGTCGAGAACGCCAGTGGTACGGCTGCGACGTTGACGATCGACAGCCGGCTCAACTACTCCTTCAGTGGCATCATTCGTGATGGCAACGAAGGAGGCGTGCTGGCATTGGCGAAGACCGGCACAGGCACCCAGACGCTTACAGGCGCCAACGCCTATTCCGGTGACACTACCGTGAAAGCAGGCACGCTGGCATTGAACTTCCGTACGATCTCGGACAATGTCGTCAACAATGCCGCGAATATCTCGACCTTGATCATGCAAGGTGGCACGTTGCGGCTTGAGGGGAGTGCAACGGCGGCAAATAGCCAGCAATTCAACGGACTCACCGTGCAGTCCGGTTCTTCCACCATTGAACTCGCCCAGAACAGCACCACACCGCAAAACCTGCTGCTCTCCCTGGGAACAATCACCCGCACGGGCGGGTATGTGAACTTTGTGCTTCCGTCTGGAGGGCAAAGCGCCTTCAACGGCATCACCACCACCAATGCTGCCGGTATGCTCGGCACGTGGGCCACGGTGAATGGTGAGGATTGGGCTGCAGTCAACGCGGGTGGAAATGTCGTTGCGTTTACAGGATATCAGACGGTGACAAATTTCTCCGTGGGAACGAATGCCTCGGGCCCCATTCCGGATAGCCCCACCGCCCATGTGAAGATCATTGATGGAGGCGAAAGCGGAAATGTTCTGCTGGGAGATCCCAATGCTACCACCGATATCGCTTCGCTGGTAGTGGATGCCACGGGACCAACCGTCATCGAGATCAACAATTCCGCAGACCCTGCGAGCGGCACGCTCCGCATCGGGACGGACGGGGCCATCATGCTCGCCGCCGGGGCCGGCGCGCTGACCATCGGAGACCAAACGACCGCAGGCGCATCCCTGACCGCCGGCGGGCCGATCGACAACACGGCCGGGAATCTGGTCTTTTACAATTACTCGACCAATGCCATCACGGTGAACGCCGGTGTGATGAACAATGGCACTGGCGCCGTGACGCTGGTGAAGAATGGCCCTGGCCTCCTGGTGCTGAACAGCACCACCAGCAACTACTCCGGCGGAACGGTCTTCAATGGAGGCACCGTGCGGATCGGGAACGATCGCAACCTGGGCGCTGTGCCGGTCAGCTTTGATGCGGACAATCTCACCTTCAACGGCGGTGCCCTGCAGTTTTCGGCTTCCATGACGCTCAACAGCAATCGTGGCATCACCTTGCTGGACGGTGGCGGCACGATCAACACCGGGAACTTCAATGTTACCTACAACGGGATCATCAGCGGCTCCGGCGATCTGATCAAGAGTGGAGGCACGACGGGCGCAGGGAATCTCATCCTGGGAAACGCCAATACCTATACCGGCGAGACCCTTATCACTGCGGGCATCATTGAGGTGCGGCACAACCAGGCGCTGGGCTCCACGGCGGGTGGTACGATTGTGGGAAGCGCAGGTGGCGGCGGCCCCATGCTCCGCCTGGCGAATGGCATCGTGGTGACCGGCGAAACACTCACCATTTATGGCAATGGTAACAACAACGGCGCGCTCAACCTCATTGGAGGAAGCGATGCTGCCAGTGCTACCAGCGCCACATGGGCGGGCGATATCTTCCTCGGGGCCGCGGATTCGCGAGTTGGCGTGAGTGGATTTGGGACGCTGACGATTGCAGGAGCCATCAGGGACGGTGCAGCCAGTTCGATCTGGTTCTCTGCGAGTGGATCCACCACCTCCACAAACGAGATGGGCGTGGTCTTGCTCACCAACAACAGTGTCTATACCGGATCCACCGGCATTGTGCGAGGCACGGTGAAGCTGGGCGTGGACAACGCCCTGCCCACCGGAACGGTTCTCACCGTGTACACGGCAGCTACCGTTTCTGAAATCACCGCCTTCGACCTGAACGGACATGATCAGTCGATTGCAGGACTCAGCAGCGTGGTCCCCAACGGAAACAATGACGTGGTGATCGTCACCAACTCTGATACTGCAAACGAATCCACGCTCACGATCGACCAAGCCACCGACCAAACCTACCATGGGAAGATCACAGGAAACTTGGCGCTCACCAAAAAGGGGGCCGGGATTCTGACGCTCACCAATACGTACAACGCCACTGCCCCCGCAGCGAGTTCGAGTACTTATACGGGTAAAACTACCATCAGTGGCGGTACGCTGGCGTTGAAGGGAACTGGCAATCTTCAAGGCACTCCGTGGATTCAGGTCGATCAGGGCGCCTTCTTTGATGTCACCGGACGCACGGGAGGCGGATACGATCTCACGAACAAGACACTCTCTGGGACCGGAACAGTCACGGGAAATCTCACTATCAGCGGAACGAGCATCATCAAGCCGGGCGGGAACAGTGCCAGTGCGACTCTTGCGCAAGCGGGCATTGGCACCGGCACGCTCACTGTGAATGGCGATCTCACCTTGGCCACAGGAGGCACGCGTGCTTTGTTCCAGTTGGGAGGCACTACCAGCAGCCTCTTTGATCCTGCCTCCGGTGGCGATGCGGGATTCTTCGCGGATGCGAGCGGTGGAGGGCTGTATGATCAAATCGAAATCAATGGCACTCTGAACCTCAATGCCGGTGGCACCATCAAGGTGGAGTTCGCGCAAGGCTACATGGCTAGCGTCGGCGATGTTTTCAACCTGCTGGACTGGTTGCAACTGGGCGCCGGCAATACCTTCACGCTCGGAGACCTGGACCTCAGTGCTGTGGCATCATGGGGAGGGGGATTGCATTTTGAAACCGATCGGTTCCTCTCCGACGGCATCCTTTACGTGGCAGTGCCGGAGCCCTCCAAGATGCTTCTCCTGCTCACTGGAATCCTTTGGTGTGGTTTCCGCCGCCGCCGGGCGCAGGTGTGA
- the tig gene encoding trigger factor, which yields MNITLETQPNCRAVLRIDIPAAEVKKERDRVTGDYAKFARLPGFRPGKAPKAVVEKKFEPQIREELESALVRSGYQEAAKRDDVEILNVVDVKEKALHADDHFTFTLEVTTAPTFELPEYKGIQVKLPRVEVTDEDVEHDLLHLRERYQTFHDVEGEAKLGNYVVLHATGEVNGTPIGEAHPDAPAFLKKIEGNWFELTEEENFLPGFFAALVGIKKDEERDVTVTLGDDFHFEALRGQTIVLHAKADAVKEAQVPALDEDFAKKVNPEWDLERLRGEVRIAIQRRREQAREESKSNQVIAHLADRLEFELPQDIVNREAQRRTNDIAMNAMRQGMAQEAIMGAQDQIVSAATQQARQNVKVGFILGEVAKKESLTVREEQLRMALARMAAQQRVTPKKLLADARKNGLIERLREDLLLENALQFLKDSAAVEETEPEKEDCGHDHKH from the coding sequence ATGAACATCACGCTCGAAACCCAGCCGAACTGCCGCGCCGTCCTGCGCATCGACATCCCTGCTGCCGAGGTCAAAAAGGAACGCGACCGTGTGACGGGTGACTATGCGAAGTTTGCCCGCCTTCCTGGCTTCCGCCCTGGCAAAGCTCCGAAGGCGGTCGTGGAAAAGAAGTTTGAACCTCAGATCCGTGAAGAACTTGAGAGTGCGCTGGTGCGCAGCGGCTATCAAGAAGCGGCCAAGCGTGATGACGTGGAGATTCTCAACGTGGTAGATGTGAAGGAGAAGGCGCTTCATGCGGACGACCATTTCACCTTCACCCTTGAGGTGACCACCGCTCCGACCTTTGAGCTTCCCGAATACAAGGGTATCCAAGTGAAGCTTCCCCGCGTGGAAGTGACGGATGAAGACGTGGAGCACGACCTTCTGCATCTGCGCGAACGCTACCAGACCTTCCATGATGTGGAAGGCGAAGCGAAGCTCGGCAACTACGTGGTGCTGCATGCCACCGGCGAAGTGAACGGCACGCCCATCGGCGAGGCTCATCCCGATGCTCCTGCGTTCCTCAAGAAGATTGAAGGCAACTGGTTCGAGCTCACGGAAGAAGAAAACTTCCTGCCCGGTTTCTTCGCCGCCCTCGTAGGCATCAAGAAGGATGAGGAGCGCGACGTGACCGTCACCCTTGGTGATGATTTCCATTTCGAAGCGCTGCGCGGCCAGACCATCGTGCTGCACGCGAAGGCCGATGCCGTGAAGGAAGCCCAGGTGCCCGCCCTAGACGAAGACTTCGCCAAGAAGGTCAATCCCGAGTGGGATCTGGAGCGTCTGCGCGGAGAAGTGCGCATCGCCATCCAGCGCCGTCGCGAGCAGGCTCGTGAAGAGTCCAAGTCCAACCAGGTCATCGCTCACCTCGCCGACCGCCTTGAATTCGAACTGCCGCAGGACATCGTGAATCGCGAAGCCCAGCGCCGCACCAATGACATCGCCATGAACGCGATGCGCCAGGGCATGGCTCAAGAAGCCATCATGGGAGCCCAGGACCAGATTGTGAGCGCCGCCACCCAGCAGGCCCGCCAGAACGTGAAGGTCGGCTTCATCCTCGGTGAAGTGGCCAAGAAGGAAAGTCTCACCGTACGTGAAGAGCAGCTTCGCATGGCGCTTGCCCGCATGGCCGCGCAGCAGCGCGTGACTCCGAAGAAGCTTCTCGCGGATGCCCGCAAGAACGGCCTCATCGAGCGTCTTCGCGAAGACCTCCTGCTGGAGAACGCTCTTCAGTTCCTGAAGGACAGTGCTGCTGTGGAAGAGACCGAGCCCGAGAAGGAAGACTGCGGCCACGACCACAAGCACTAA